Proteins encoded within one genomic window of Synechococcus sp. PCC 7335:
- the pflA gene encoding pyruvate formate-lyase-activating protein: MNGSNQDSHSDSHSDSRLDGQSGRIHSVETCGTVDGPGIRFVIFTQGCRLRCQYCHNPDTRDPHGGKAVTVEALIQEIKQYRTYMHSSGGGVTVSGGEPLLQPEFVREIFQQCQAEGIHTALDTSGYPDFERSKPVLDYTDLVLLDIKSSDPKTYHQVTQVALEPTLRFAKHLSEIHKPMWIRFVLVPGLTDAPANVAGVAQFASSLSSVERVDILPFHQMAAYKWEMMGYKYLLKDTPTPTAEQIQQAIDIFAQHGLSAQ; this comes from the coding sequence ATGAACGGTTCTAATCAAGACTCTCATTCGGATTCTCACTCAGACTCCCGTTTGGATGGTCAAAGCGGTCGAATTCATTCCGTCGAAACCTGTGGCACCGTAGATGGGCCGGGTATTCGGTTTGTGATTTTCACTCAAGGCTGTCGTCTGCGATGCCAGTATTGTCACAACCCAGATACCCGTGACCCTCACGGCGGAAAAGCAGTGACAGTGGAGGCGTTAATTCAAGAGATCAAACAGTATCGTACCTATATGCACTCTTCTGGGGGCGGAGTGACGGTTTCAGGCGGAGAGCCGCTGCTACAGCCTGAGTTTGTTAGAGAAATCTTTCAGCAATGTCAAGCCGAGGGAATTCATACCGCGTTAGATACTTCCGGGTATCCTGATTTTGAGCGATCAAAGCCTGTTCTAGACTATACCGATCTTGTTCTGCTAGATATTAAGTCTTCTGATCCGAAAACATATCACCAAGTGACGCAAGTAGCCCTTGAGCCGACATTACGCTTTGCGAAGCATCTGAGTGAGATTCATAAACCTATGTGGATTCGCTTTGTGCTAGTGCCTGGGTTAACCGACGCACCGGCGAATGTGGCAGGCGTCGCACAGTTTGCTAGTAGCCTCAGTTCCGTTGAAAGAGTAGATATTTTACCCTTTCATCAGATGGCCGCCTACAAGTGGGAAATGATGGGTTACAAGTATCTGCTGAAGGACACGCCTACGCCCACCGCCGAGCAGATTCAGCAGGCCATCGATATATTTGCTCAGCATGGCTTGAGCGCGCAATAA
- the pflB gene encoding formate C-acetyltransferase, translating to MVATPLRPLVQTQATTSQQAWDGFAAGAWCEQIAVRDFIQLNYRPYEGDRTFLAEATPRTQQLWAQVSVLMKQEREQGILDTDTAVPTGITAHEAGFVDAGLEEIVGLQTDKPLKRAIMPLGGIRVVEKSLEAYGYEIDPALHEIFTKYRKTHNDGVFDAYTPEMRAARHVGIITGLPDAYGRGRIIGDYRRVALYGIDRLVADKQAALAATNAATMSEAVIRDREEINEQIRALKELQAMAAKYGQDISRPATNAKEAIQWTYFGYLGAIKEQNGAAMSFGRTSTFLDIYIERDLANGILTESAAQELIDDLVIKLRMVRFLRAPAYNELFSGDPVWVTESIGGVGEDGRPLVSKSSFRFLQTLYNLGPAPEPNLTVLWSEQMPKAFKQFCAQVSIDTSSIQYENDDLMRPLYGDDYGIACCVSAMRIGKQMQFFGARVNLAKALLYAINGGKDEKAGQQVAPVTEPITTDTLDYDEVMAKFDPTLDWLANLYVNTLNVIHFMHDKYCYERLEMALHDPEVFRTMACGIAGLSVVGDALSAIKHSSVKVLRNEDGLAVDYEIEGDYPKFGNNDNRVDSITADVVTRFMNKIRKCQTYRNATPTQSILTITSNVVYGKKTGNTPDGRKAGEPFGPGANPMHGRDTKGAIAACESVAKLPYEDAQDGISFTFSIVPQALGKQSEDQVNNLVGLLDGYFHNTGHHININVLNRDTLLDAMDHPEEYPQLTIRVSGYAVNFIKLTREQQLDVISRTFHERF from the coding sequence ATGGTTGCAACTCCTCTAAGACCCTTAGTTCAAACTCAGGCAACAACTTCACAGCAAGCATGGGATGGGTTTGCCGCAGGCGCCTGGTGCGAGCAAATTGCTGTGCGCGATTTCATCCAGCTAAATTATCGTCCGTATGAGGGCGATCGCACATTTCTTGCAGAAGCTACCCCCCGGACTCAGCAGCTCTGGGCACAGGTGTCGGTGCTGATGAAGCAAGAACGCGAGCAAGGTATTTTAGATACCGATACCGCAGTGCCTACAGGTATCACGGCACATGAAGCAGGCTTCGTCGATGCAGGTTTAGAAGAGATTGTCGGACTGCAAACAGACAAGCCCTTGAAGCGAGCCATCATGCCCTTAGGTGGCATTCGCGTGGTGGAAAAGTCGCTGGAAGCCTATGGCTATGAGATTGATCCTGCTCTCCACGAGATTTTCACCAAATACCGCAAAACGCACAACGACGGCGTGTTTGATGCCTACACGCCTGAGATGCGTGCTGCGCGGCACGTTGGGATTATCACTGGCTTGCCCGATGCCTATGGTCGAGGTCGAATCATTGGTGATTATCGGCGCGTTGCCCTCTATGGTATTGACCGACTAGTGGCCGACAAGCAGGCAGCGCTAGCTGCAACCAACGCGGCCACCATGTCTGAAGCGGTGATCCGCGATCGCGAAGAAATCAACGAACAAATTCGTGCTCTTAAAGAGCTGCAGGCGATGGCTGCCAAGTACGGCCAAGACATTAGCCGGCCGGCCACAAACGCCAAAGAAGCGATCCAGTGGACATATTTTGGCTATCTCGGCGCGATTAAAGAACAAAACGGCGCGGCAATGTCGTTTGGTCGCACTTCCACCTTCCTCGATATCTATATCGAGCGCGACTTGGCCAATGGCATCCTCACAGAATCAGCCGCGCAAGAGCTGATCGATGATCTGGTGATTAAGCTACGCATGGTGAGATTCCTACGTGCCCCAGCTTATAACGAACTCTTCTCGGGAGATCCGGTATGGGTAACCGAATCCATTGGTGGGGTTGGTGAAGATGGCAGACCACTGGTAAGCAAGTCCAGCTTCCGATTCTTGCAAACCCTCTACAACCTAGGGCCAGCACCTGAGCCGAACCTGACAGTACTATGGTCGGAGCAAATGCCCAAAGCTTTCAAACAGTTCTGCGCTCAAGTCTCGATTGACACTAGCTCCATTCAGTACGAAAACGACGATCTGATGCGCCCGCTATATGGCGACGACTATGGCATTGCCTGCTGCGTGTCGGCCATGCGTATTGGTAAGCAAATGCAGTTCTTTGGCGCTAGGGTGAATCTTGCCAAGGCACTGCTGTATGCGATTAATGGCGGCAAGGACGAAAAAGCTGGCCAACAGGTCGCGCCAGTCACTGAGCCGATTACCACAGACACTCTCGACTATGACGAGGTAATGGCGAAGTTTGATCCTACCCTTGACTGGCTGGCCAACCTGTATGTGAACACGCTCAACGTAATTCACTTCATGCACGACAAATACTGCTATGAGCGGCTAGAAATGGCGCTGCACGATCCAGAAGTGTTCCGCACAATGGCTTGCGGTATTGCTGGACTTTCTGTAGTGGGCGATGCGCTCTCGGCCATCAAGCACAGCAGCGTGAAAGTGTTGCGTAATGAAGACGGATTAGCCGTCGATTACGAGATTGAAGGCGACTATCCGAAGTTTGGCAACAACGATAATCGCGTTGATAGCATTACTGCCGATGTGGTTACTCGCTTTATGAACAAGATTCGTAAGTGCCAAACCTATCGAAACGCTACGCCCACTCAGTCGATTTTGACCATTACGTCTAACGTCGTTTATGGCAAGAAAACGGGCAATACGCCCGACGGTCGCAAAGCGGGTGAGCCCTTTGGACCAGGCGCGAATCCTATGCATGGGCGGGATACGAAGGGTGCGATCGCCGCCTGCGAATCTGTTGCCAAACTCCCTTATGAAGACGCCCAAGATGGTATCTCTTTTACTTTCTCAATCGTGCCCCAGGCGTTAGGCAAACAAAGCGAAGACCAGGTGAACAACCTAGTTGGCCTACTAGACGGCTACTTCCACAACACTGGCCACCACATCAACATCAACGTGCTCAATCGAGACACTTTGCTAGATGCAATGGATCACCCAGAGGAATATCCGCAGCTCACTATTCGAGTTTCTGGCTACGCAGTAAACTTTATTAAGCTCACCCGCGAACAGCAGCTCGATGTGATCAGCCGGACGTTCCATGAACGGTTCTAA